TAAAGAATCCCGAGAAGTTGTGTTATATTAGTAGTACTATTGAATGCTCGCGATTTTGTCGATCTGAACTGAATCTTTGTCttgtaattattgtaaatatttcaaagagagaaaaaatgactTGCATGTCCatgtataaaactactaaaatagtTCCTGTCAAAGTTGTGAGgttgattgatttttttgttctttgccCTGGTTGCAGCGCTTTGCTGTCGACCGACCTCTTGCTTGTCTTAAAGCAGCATCCAACGCTTTCAGTGATGTCAAGGGTGCTCTATAACGAAGAAAAGGAACAACGCTTTACCATCAGATTCAATACAATATGTTGTGTTACCTCAGAGAGCCATTACCGGTTACCGGAAAAAAAGTGCTTCCCTCCATGTACACCATCGATAGGTCTACAGCTCAAATGCACACCATCTGTAGCTTCCAGGCACCTTGAACGCTTTTCTTTGCAGAGGTCCATCACATTGGCAATGGCAAATTTACAGAACAAATTACAGAATTTTTGTGCATTTCGTGATACATGTTTGGATGCTTTCATAATCAGTGTCAGTTAGAATACCTTGCATGCGTAGAGTGTAGCATGGCTGAAACTCAAAAGCTCTAGTTAAACGTTACAAGGGATGAGCTCTGCTCTAATACGAAGAGCGCAGTTCTTGGGATTTGgacattttctttaaaagtaCAGTAGAAAAACAATAATGCTCGAAGCAAACAGAAAAACACCCATCTGTGCAAATCAAAGAAAAGGGCTTTTTCACACACGCATTTGAAAGCACTGAAGAATGCCGACTTCAATATTATTGTGGGAGTTGAGGGAAACAACAGCCACTATCCGTGGTTCCAGCCGTCATTTTACTTGTTGCCAAACATCTTCTCACCCAACTACGATCTAAGTTGAAAGTGCAATCAGGGCAGAAACTACAATGAGATGGGCACCAAGGATGGGAAGGAAGAAATTAAATCGATTTCTGCAACTTTGACTGGAATTGCAACTTCGgtcttttattttctgtgtgtatgtgtgtactgtattgtaaaaaaaggaaaaagatacaaacaaacaacataactgtccctctctccccctctctcttgtAATACTGTTTGCTGTTCTGTTTGGTTAGTGTGGCGTACCAGTATCCCTCTCCTCCCCTAAAACCCTTTGCTATCTTCCTCCCTTCTCTTAcaatctctctctatctctatctctctctctctccctcttttctccATGGATCTTTAAGATGAGAACTCTATGCAGATGCTGTCTTTTATAAGTGTGtcaaaattttaagttaaaatgaaaaatgaaaaaagaaaatccccAACAAACAGATATTatgaactgaaacaaaaaaaataaagaaaaacgatTGTCCAGTGTACAACTGCTGTAGTTGTCTTCCCTACTTTTATTCCTTTCTCAAATCATGGGCAGGGGTGGGGGGCGTCACTAATTTGAAAAGGAAGCTCATTTATGCATCAAGCATGTATACTGACAGTGTTTTTCAAGCTAATTTTCACACTGCGCTGCCTAGTGCATCGCCATCATGGATTTAGATGTTTTTGCCAACTTTCTAGGTGAAATATAAACAGTTGGAGTTTCAAGTACTGCCTGCTGGCATTCCATCtgacataaaaactaaattaaatcaataaagagATTTTGATCCTAGAAACTGCTCAGAACGGCCACTGTTGTAACATCAAAAGGTTTGATCCTCGCCTTAATTTGTCCcttaattatatacaaaatatagtgTAATTTGTGAATTGTGTAAATGTCtatttataacaacaaaaatgacagaagTTCCACCTGAATCATGAAATAAGATGTCTGATAATTGTAACTCAAATGTCATTTAGCAAACTAATTCCAAAACGAATGGTGCTAAAGATGTTTCATTCACTGTAAAGCGTTGGACACACTTTCAATGAACTATTAAGCCAGCCACATTCAGCCCAGACCCCTTTGTGCAAAGTAGATAAAGTTATTTAGAAAGATAATGGGGTTTTGCTCAATTACGTTGTTATTGATTGCAGCAGCAGATGCCCTGGGAGCTGTGCAAGTCCAACAAGTGCTTATCATTactctaaattaattaatttagtcatTGCGGTGAAAACTTGCCAAACTTGGCAGGTATGAAGGGCTGGTTTTCCAGTTGCTAAGCAACAGTCAGTAAATTTTCGTTTAAAAATAATTCAGCCACTGCGCGCTGTTTGAGCTGCAAGCTTTGTATGTAAACCTTTTATGTAGAGATTTAGACATATTACTCTCAATTCAGACCAAACATGAATTACGCATGTggttttatatatgcataatgcaTTCCATTTTCACCCCACACCCTTTGACACTTTTCAGGCAGGTATTATGGACACAAAACGTTTACTTAACAGTCTCAAAACAGGTATAAGTTGTCAATAAAATTGCATGCATTCAAAGACTGTGGACGATGATGCATTGTACCCGAATGGATCTTATGTGGAAATAGCTCATTTGAAATTGAATTAGGATGCTGCAAATACTGCTTCCTCTTGCTCTCAAGCAACTGAAGCATtgctttgaaattaaatgaatgaaacatgTCTAGGCTGCTTAATAGCTTAACTGGTTTCAGGGCATTTGCCAAACTGACAAGTATGTCTGAAGGTGAAAACTTACCTAAAGGATCTTTCACCATCTAGTGGACACTCCAAGACCTCCAATCAACCTTTTCACATACACACCCAGCACCTGAGAATCAGATAAATTCACATacattggaattttttttctttacattctcAGTACTACCACAATTATGAAGTATGGTCATCTTTTGTCTATAAGCTGTATACATGCATAATAATATCTTCTGATCTTTAACGTTAACTCATAAGGTCAGTGTGACTTGTGTTATATTCCATGTATTCGGAAGCAATCTGATAGATCTGTGTGGGGAAAAGACTACAGTTTAAGCATTTACTCACCGATTATATTCACCTCAGCCGATATGATGTCTTTCGACGTCAGTGACGTCAACGCGTTATTTCTGGACTCAAACGCGCGCTTGACCCGAGCTTCTGTTTTGAGGGCAAAATTATCAGTTAATAACTGCTTCGTTTTAGTCGGTTCCTTACACAAATTATTTAGGAtacaatgctaaaataatatgGAGCACTTTTATGAAACGTTTACAGGCATTGTCTCACAATGAACTGTCATTATGGAAAGTAATGAGTGGGGTGTTttaaacgacatgagggtgagtaaataacgaaataattgtaattatggACTGAACTATTGCTTCAGGATGaatgttattattacattttcaaatggtAAATTAGCTAATATGACCAAGGCAGGTTTGTATTaacatataaagttttttttttaatcgttacCTTTGCGATATGCGAGTTATGTGATCTGCTCGTTGACTGAGGTAACGTTTGAATGGCGCGCTTTTCTTGTCGCTGATGTCACGCGTTCTTGTCTAAACTCtcttaaaaatagagaaaaacgcccaataaaaacaaattaaaaatctgctaaatgtaaagAGGGAAACCACcgactaaaacaaaacaacaaaaaaattaaaaatgataaaaaagagtAACTATTTAGATTTTAGTTAattcagtaaaaaagtaaaacgattacataaatattatagtgcatagaaaaattatataattgtgtatttatCAAAAGTGGGAAGAAGGATACCTAGGATATATAAAGGATCATCTTAGTGAGGAGTCTGAATAAGGAGGCAGGGTACTGTAAAACAGGAGCAAACTCATATGTGGTTTTAACTACAAGTAACAATAAGGAATTTGTTGTGTTCTTATTTGATTACTCCGTTAAGATCTTACTGACCACCGACCACAGCCCAGCTTTCAGGTGCTGCATTAAACATCCTAAAATCCATGAATGGGAACATTCATAATAAACAGACTTTATCAAGGACACCGTGATATTGAATCCAGATGGTGGCAAACTTTCACACATAAATTTGAAGTGTTACATTAATTTTccagctatttatttttattatttgagagCACTGAGGTTATAATTCAAACATGTTAGGAAGTTAATTATCAAAatgtagttataaaaaaaatatatacagttacactcacacacacacacaaatatatgtgcatgtgtgtgtgtgagcatatatatagcttatatatatatatatatatatatatatatatatatatatatatatatatatatatatatatatatatatatataaacaaggaagaaaaaaaatattaaaattgtatcatTTATATTTGGAATCAGTCTTTAGCAACTGTCCACCTGGGAAGATTTTCCTGTTTTAATTGTCCAATTGTGTAAGATTTGCAAGGTTATaggtacataaatatataatcttCCCGTGCTTTGATCATAGCACATACAACTTAATTTTaactcaaaatacatttacttagcACCAGTGCTCCCAGGTAATACAGCTTAAAAACAATCTCAAACttgtaaaatgcaattaaataaagaaaaaaaaaaaaaaaaaaaaatatatatatatatatatatatatatatagtgtataacTGAGGTGTTAAAACAAGATTGCCTTGCTGATTGTTATGATTACAAAATCATTCCTTTACGTGTCAACTTAAAGAGTGAAATCCAATCCAATCTTGACATGAGCGTGAAGGGGGACAAACACGATATCACgtgagaaaaacaataataatacaatgaaatgtTTACACCCATTGTGCTGCaatcaaaacacacaatattacAGTTCCCTGTTTATTGCACAAGGGACAGAAATATTCGTTTAAAAGCATAACAAATAATGGCAACAAAAGAGGAGATTACAGTCACTATAACAAGTGTTCTTTAGGAGTCCTGCCATTCTTGACTCTGTGTCCGATAGCCTCTGGAGAATGGAGGGGTTGAAACAAGAAATCCTAAAACTGGGAGCTCTAAAACTAGCGTTTTCAGTTACAagtgttaatataaataaaatgcatactacAGTGATCTTTTATAAAAGTTTTCCTGTAAATAATACAGTCAgagatacaatacaatacaaggtAAAACCAAATGCCATTACAAGCCtatcaatatacattttttcccctttcgcttttctcccatttttttttttcatagcacaACCTATCATTTCTATACACTAGCAAGTTAATTGCTGTTTTAAAATATGGGTTCTGAGCAACATCATAAAATGAAAGGGTGAGAATGAATGATGCTACTAAGAAATAAACCCAATAAGCACAATGCTGTCATCTGCTGAATAATAAGGTTTGAAGCTCATCTTCGTGCTGCAAGGACCACACAAGTTAGAAAAGTTAGAACATCAACAGAAAGGGGgaggaatacaaaaaaaaaaaaaaactttgacagtCCTACACAACACATAAATGTGTTGCCCCAATAACTGAAGAGGTTTCAAATACGCTCTATACACTGTTAAACATAGTTACTTCTACTTGTTAAACATACAAGTTGCTCGACACTTCTAGGAATTCATCAGACAGTCAACGTGTTTTCTTTGTATTGTCTAGGATTGAAAATTGAGAATGCATTCAAGACTCTCAGTCAAAGGGGTAGCTGGGCATGGGATGAAATGTatgattttcaaatgcttttttcttGTAGCGGTTACCCTGAACATGGGGATACGTGTCCATTTTGAACCTAAAGTCACTATAATGTAACCTGCCCATTGAGACATCACAAAAACAATACTGATCTAACAGTACCATGGTGGGAAATGTGCTGtttaatacacaatatatatGGAAATGTCTCATCTGAAAGCAATTcgttttcaaaaattaaaacaagacgCCAGCTAGTTTGCACTTCTTCGAAAGGCTGGTATCAGAAATGAAGGCAGTGAACCTCAATGTCCCCACCCCCAAAGGGAACTATGAAAATGCAAGTAAGGTCACCTGTGGTGTTTAGGATGAGAGAGAGGGTGGGGAAAATATCACTATGACCTAAAACTAACAGTCATTACGTGATGTAAGTCCATTGTTTAATCCAATGTTTCAGGGTACATGCAGGGATAGTTCTCTTAACCTAAACAACAACCCGTTCAACAAAAGCCTCACAGCCACACCTCACGCACTAGAGATGAGTGAGAATAAAAGGAATGGGGGTTTTGGCACCTCCAAAAGCCTTGGCATGAatctcagaaaagaaaaaagaaaaagaaaaaaaacacaagttcTGCTCCCCCAGTTCCCATCACTATAAAAAGGGCCCAGAAGGCATACCCAAGAAGTTGGTGCCCATATTCAGACTGGAAGAAGGTGCCGAACTGTTCCAGTGGACCTTCTGATGGTGTCTTAAGTTGGATTTGCTGGAGAAGTGCTTATCACACTGCTGGCACGAGAAAGGCTTCTCCTTGGTGTGGATGCGGCGGTGGCAGATGAGCTGGGTGGAGACACGGAAAGCCTTGCCGCAGTCTGGGCACTGGTAACGCTTGGGTTCTGTGTGGATGCGTCTGTGGTTTTTGAGTGCCATCAGGTTGGAGAATTCCTTCTGACAGGAGTTGCAGAAATAAGTGCCCATCTTGTGGCTGTTCTTGTGATTCAGAAGCGAGCTGGCATGACGGTAACCACGGCCGCACTGATCACAAACATGCGACTTGCACCCCGCCTCACTGCAACTCTggtgttgctgctgttgttgattCCCAGATGAGCTGCTGCCACTGGGGCCGTGGTGTGATGGGTTAAGTTTTCGGAGCCCATTAGGATCCAGTCCCTGGGCCTGCATCAGCGTAAGGTCAAGCCCAGAGCCCCAACCCACATCAGAGCCACTGGACGAAACCCCAGGCTGTTGCAATGTTTTTGGGGCACAGCCATGTTGCATTTCCAAGTGGAGCCGGAAGCTTGCCTGGGTAGGGAAGTTCCGCTGGCACAGAGTGCAGGTAAACTCCCGCTCTTTTTGGTGCACACGGCTGTGATTTTGTAGTTGGGAGGAGACACGGAAAGCCTTGCCACATTCTGGACAGCGGTGCCGTCGAGTTTCAGAATGGATGCGACGATGGTTCTTGAGTGCAAGCAGGTTGGAATAGGTCTTGGGGCACACAGCACAATGGTAGATGCCAACAGTGTGGGTGTTTTTGTGATTAAGGAGCGAGCTGGCATGCCGGTAAGAACGGCCACACTGGTCACATCTGTGAAGATAGAGACAGACGAGAGAAAAAGTAAATCTCAACTGCTAATTGTACTTTTAACCCCTCAATAGTTAGTAAACTAGATTAGTCTGAAAGTAACCTGACAACATGTAGCTGACTTCAATGATAACTGCATAGACGGATACACAAATACAGGTATATGATCTTGAATCCAGCTGCCAAAACTCAAAAAAACTGGCCCAGCTTGGAGAGGATTACTTGAATAACATTGCCTATTAAGGCAGCGAATAAACTGAATATGAATTATACATCACAGTATCAACCAATTGTGTTTGGTGTTTAAATGAAGGCAGtgatataaaaatctatataattcATGGTGGTAATATATGAATTGTAGATGTACAATTTTGTAACAGCCTACAGGACAGACCTAGTCATCAGAACTGAATgagaaattgtttttaaattcattgcatttctacaaaaaaaaatcaacaggtAAAAATGTTTCCATGTATAGAATTAGATCAAAATTATCACATAATTGTAGAGCAAATAAGATTTTGGGATTTGACCTAAATTCTGGTGGGAATAAAACATGGAAAATAAGTGTGGTGAACTTGTTTTGTATGTGAATTTATGAATGTTCATCATATATGTAATTTGTTAGTATGAAAGTTGTGTTAGTACGTTGgcacatttcaaaaatgttttctgcTTAAAATTTACAACAAATGGAGTTTTATGTGTCACCCTAAAAGTAACAaagctatatttatataatttagtaaacatgcatttaataaatgGATCAAAGTCCCATGGTTTGCTCAATGCTGTTGAGCCCAGATCAGTATTTACTACTGGAAGCACAACAGCTGATGTAAGATGATTAGTATGAGTACTTATGGCAACTGAACGTTCAAATGGTAACAACAGTAAACTACACCATACATTCGAGAATACTATCAATCAGATCAATTAATAAGGAGGGAATCAATGATTTGgtacaatacacacacatgtaccTAGTAAGTAAATCAAAATTTACCCATTATATCAAGACATCCTAACAATCTAGTGCATATTGCTAACTGAAAGCAAAGGGGGGTAACTTATCTGGTCTCCACTAATCATACTGTCCAAACTTCAGAAAAATCCGAATTCTGGCACGCGTATGGTCCCGAGGAAGCCGGATTGGAGATCATATACCTGTAATAGACATGTAGAAACCTGTGATCTTTACTAGTTCACTTCAAAAATCACGAACAACAGACGTAAACTCACGTGAACCGgtattcctctccctctcttgTGCTTGGAATGGCCTTCCTCATGCCCTCCTTGCCTACCTGGTTGTCCCCGCAGCGATGCCTGGCCAGCCCAGAACGACCCTGGAAGCTCTTCCCGCAGGTGGGACAGCCAAAACGAGTGTGGCCCTCTTCGTGGACTCTCTGGTGGTTCCGAAGGAAGCGGGCCAGCCGGAAAGCCTTGCCACAGGTTGAGCAGATATGCCGCTTCTTCTGCGTGTGGATTCGCATGTGATTGCGCAGGGCCATATAGTTGGTGTACGGCTTGTCACAATACGAGCAGCTGAAGTTGccaattttgtgtgtatttttgtggttCAGCAGACTGCTAGCATGCTTGTAAGAGCAGCCACAAAGGTCACAGGTAAATGGGCGTTCTTCACGCTCTGGAGACCCCAGATCAACTGTATCCATGCTCATATTAGAGCTGTTGAGGGAGGCAGAAGAAGAAGGAAGCTGGGCACTGCAGTTATGTGAGGCCAGATCTGTGGTTGTATTAAAGACTTGAGAGCACCCATCACATTCATATTCAGTTGGAGGAGGGGCCGTCTGCATGCTGGGACCAGGAAGGGGACCAGGAAGATCTTTGCAGAGTTGGTTGCTGGTATGTGTTTCAAGCTGCCTCTGGTTCCTGAAGCCCCTACCACAGTCAGAGCAGGTATATTTCTTAAGAGCGAAATGCATTCTGAGGTGGTTCTTCATTGCCAGTCGATTTGGATAAGTGGAGTTGCACACGTTGCAGTGGTATTCACCAATCTTATGTAGGTTCTTATGATTGGCCAGACTGCCAGCATGACGGTAAGTACGTCCACACTGATCACAAGCAAAGGGGCGGCGACCGCTGCCATCATCAACTTGCTGGGACCTAGCCCCTGCGTATGGTTTCTTGAAACCTTGAGGCTGACCATAATTGGTGTTCACAGGAGGATTCTGAATTTTGGGGTCACCCATCCTCATAGCTTGGAGCTGCGATGGGCCCCCCTCATAGCGGACACCATTAGGATGAGACATGCTTTGAACCCGTTGGTCTCGATCTCCAGTCTTTGCTCTGTGCTCTTCGTGTAGCCGTAGATGATTTATCAGCTGCTTCTGAATCTTAAAGGCTTTCCCACACTCCTCACACTTGTGCCTGTGAagagacaaaacacacaaaaaccaacaGATAAGAAAGCAGTGTTAAAATGCTCTTCTAAAAAAGGAAGAATCAGAAAAAGGGAAGGTCCCCTTACAAATACAAGGATGACTACACAATGCTCAAATGGGGTACAGACGTTATGAAATTCAGACTcaactgcgtgtgtgtgtgtatatcagtaTGAGTTATGTTTGTTGCCCTCGTCTTCTCTAATGGGAAAAAAACACCAGTGCACACTGCCTTGACACtcaaaatttcattaaaatctaTTCATTCAGTGATGACCTGGGTAATCACATGAGTGGGGAACTCATGATAATATATAAGCATTCAAAGTATGCAAAGAGAACTAAACAGTTAAGAGTATAATAGGGCACATGCAATGCTGGCTAACCTCTTTAAGTCAAAATGAGTCCTCTGGTGGTTCTTGAGAGCCAGTAGGTTGTAGTAGCGTTTTTGGCAGACAAGGCAGCGGAAGACCCCAGTCTTGTGAGATTTCTTATGGTTGAGCAGGGAGCAGGGGTGTCTGTAACTCCTTCCACACTGGTCGCACCTGTGGGGCCGATCATCAGAGTCTGGCAACTGCCGAGGGTCTACAGGGCCCCCGCTGCCACTGGTACCTGCACCACCCGTCATCCCTTTAGCTCCATTCATACCCTTGTTCAATGACCCCGCTCTCGCCTTGCCTGGACACAGGTGAGTGATCAGCTGATGGCGATCTGCAAAGAACATGCCACAGTCAACGCAAATGTGGTTCCTTCCATCCATTTTGCCATTAGAATTAGAGCTAGTGCCACCCAAGCCCTGTGTAGATCCATCTGACCGGGGATGTCCATGAACTAGCTCGTGGTTAATCAAGTCCTGTTTTCTGCTGAAGCTCTGGCCACATGTGCTACAGATCAAAAGACTGGTTGTACTACCCTCTTGTCGCCTCCTCCACTCTTGCTCACCTATTGGAGAGAGGGCAGAGGAGGGTCCTGCCCCTTGGTTAACCCCATGGCTTCGTAAGTGGCTGCGAAGTGCCCTCAGGCTGGCGTAATGGTTTCCACAGACTGTGCACTGATAAACCTCTCCATCGTCATCGTCTTTGTTATCCATTCTCTTACTGTTGCCCTGGGAGTTGTCTTGAACACCTCCAAACTGCATTTGGTCATGACTACGTCTCTGGCGAGTACTTTCTTTGAGGTTCGCACTGCCTGCTGGCAGGGAGGCACCACCAGGACTATGGAAGGTCATGTTACCCATGTAGCCATTGGTCATACCGCCTTGGTTGACATTGTTTGCTTGACGATGGCTTTGTGGAAGAGGTGAGTGACCAGAACTGCTTTGGGCAAGAGAGCCGTTGAATCGGTCATGGAATTCCAGTGAATCCAGGCCACTGTTATGGGAACTGTCAGGGACAAAGTGTGCTGCATCACCAAGATTACCGGGCAGTGAAATTGGTGTTGTTGCACCACTTTCCTGATCCTGAGAATGTACAAAGTCTTGTTGAGAGTCTAGCCCTGTCAGTGGCTCAGAGGAAAGCCAATCTCCCTCTGTACCCATCGACTGTGAATTTGGCCGGGTTTTGTGACTACGGAGGTGGCTATGAAGTGCAGCTAAGTGTGGATACTGCTTACAGCAAACAGTGCACTGATAATGACCAGTTTGATGGGAGCGTTTATGATTAACTAGACTCCCAGCATGTCGATAGCTTTTCCCGCACTCTTGGCACTTAAATCTGCGTTCAGCATCATCAATGGCTGCATTCTGTGCCTGAGACCTTGTCTCACCATTGGATGAAGATATTGATGGTTGAGAGTTTGAAGCCAGTCCATCAGAATTTAAAATAGCAGGGCCATCTTGAGCATGTGTTGTGGTGTGAGGGTCATGGGTAAGATAATGAATTTTGAGACTCTCTAAGTCAGGATGTCCCACTCCACAGTAAGCACAGGTATATATGGGGTTATTAACAGGAGGGCCTAGCATTGGATCATAACGCTTGTCGGGTAATGGAGGCAGTGGAAGAGAGTCACCTAGAGCAGGTGTATACGGATTCACCGCTGGGGAGCGAACAGAACTAAGATTATGAGGTACTATCCCTGGGAAACTACGTGTTAACCCCAACGAAGATGATGCAGCATTATGTAACAAAAGGTGCTCTTGAAAGTCATTCTTATTAGGCAAAGCAACTTGACAAAGATGGCAAAAACTGGGTGCCATGTCATCATTCTGGGGGCCAAGGGAGCGAGGGTCAGATGGTGCTTCATGCACAAGGACCCCCATGGACATTCCAGGGGGCTTAAATTTTGAATGAGTGCGTTCGTGAGCATTAAGAGCTGCAAGATTATTGAATTGTTTGTAACAGACATTGCACTTATACGTCCCCTCTTGATGAGACTTCTTATGGTTTACCAAGCTGCCATGATGGCGATATGTCCTGTCACATTGGTCACATTTGAATGGTCTGTCCCAGGCATCTTCAGATCCTGGAGATTTCTGTTTGTCATGGTCATGACCAGGCATCATTCCACTATTGTTTATGTGACTTCTGAAAGCTGCGTCAGACAGATCTTGTGCTAGATTATAATCCCTGTCTTCATCAACATTGTCATCGTTCTCCTCTTCAGCTTGGGCACTTGGAGACAGGGTGTGGATGCGGAGGTGGTTTTTTAGCGCCACTGCATTGGGCAATGTTCTGGTGCAGACTGGGCACTGAAAGGAGCCCATCTCATGAGTTTTTTTGTGAGAAGCCAAGCTACTGGCATGCTTAAAAATGCGTCCACACTGCTCACATTCAAATCTGCCATTATCTTCTTGATGATAGTGTGCTTTCATGTGCTCCAGTAGGCTAGGTGTACTTGGGCAAATGATGTCGCATTCTTTGCAAGGGAAACCCTTGGCACGATTCATATCATGCATAGCCATGATGAGAAAATTGAAATGGAAGGGGGAAATGTCCACATAAAATGATCCTCGAACAAAGAAGAAAAGGGGGCAATGTGTGATG
The Cyprinus carpio isolate SPL01 chromosome A19, ASM1834038v1, whole genome shotgun sequence genome window above contains:
- the si:dkey-89b17.4 gene encoding zinc finger protein 646 isoform X1, which gives rise to MAMHDMNRAKGFPCKECDIICPSTPSLLEHMKAHYHQEDNGRFECEQCGRIFKHASSLASHKKTHEMGSFQCPVCTRTLPNAVALKNHLRIHTLSPSAQAEEENDDNVDEDRDYNLAQDLSDAAFRSHINNSGMMPGHDHDKQKSPGSEDAWDRPFKCDQCDRTYRHHGSLVNHKKSHQEGTYKCNVCYKQFNNLAALNAHERTHSKFKPPGMSMGVLVHEAPSDPRSLGPQNDDMAPSFCHLCQVALPNKNDFQEHLLLHNAASSSLGLTRSFPGIVPHNLSSVRSPAVNPYTPALGDSLPLPPLPDKRYDPMLGPPVNNPIYTCAYCGVGHPDLESLKIHYLTHDPHTTTHAQDGPAILNSDGLASNSQPSISSSNGETRSQAQNAAIDDAERRFKCQECGKSYRHAGSLVNHKRSHQTGHYQCTVCCKQYPHLAALHSHLRSHKTRPNSQSMGTEGDWLSSEPLTGLDSQQDFVHSQDQESGATTPISLPGNLGDAAHFVPDSSHNSGLDSLEFHDRFNGSLAQSSSGHSPLPQSHRQANNVNQGGMTNGYMGNMTFHSPGGASLPAGSANLKESTRQRRSHDQMQFGGVQDNSQGNSKRMDNKDDDDGEVYQCTVCGNHYASLRALRSHLRSHGVNQGAGPSSALSPIGEQEWRRRQEGSTTSLLICSTCGQSFSRKQDLINHELVHGHPRSDGSTQGLGGTSSNSNGKMDGRNHICVDCGMFFADRHQLITHLCPGKARAGSLNKGMNGAKGMTGGAGTSGSGGPVDPRQLPDSDDRPHRCDQCGRSYRHPCSLLNHKKSHKTGVFRCLVCQKRYYNLLALKNHQRTHFDLKRHKCEECGKAFKIQKQLINHLRLHEEHRAKTGDRDQRVQSMSHPNGVRYEGGPSQLQAMRMGDPKIQNPPVNTNYGQPQGFKKPYAGARSQQVDDGSGRRPFACDQCGRTYRHAGSLANHKNLHKIGEYHCNVCNSTYPNRLAMKNHLRMHFALKKYTCSDCGRGFRNQRQLETHTSNQLCKDLPGPLPGPSMQTAPPPTEYECDGCSQVFNTTTDLASHNCSAQLPSSSASLNSSNMSMDTVDLGSPEREERPFTCDLCGCSYKHASSLLNHKNTHKIGNFSCSYCDKPYTNYMALRNHMRIHTQKKRHICSTCGKAFRLARFLRNHQRVHEEGHTRFGCPTCGKSFQGRSGLARHRCGDNQVGKEGMRKAIPSTREGEEYRFTCDQCGRSYRHASSLLNHKNTHTVGIYHCAVCPKTYSNLLALKNHRRIHSETRRHRCPECGKAFRVSSQLQNHSRVHQKEREFTCTLCQRNFPTQASFRLHLEMQHGCAPKTLQQPGVSSSGSDVGWGSGLDLTLMQAQGLDPNGLRKLNPSHHGPSGSSSSGNQQQQQHQSCSEAGCKSHVCDQCGRGYRHASSLLNHKNSHKMGTYFCNSCQKEFSNLMALKNHRRIHTEPKRYQCPDCGKAFRVSTQLICHRRIHTKEKPFSCQQCDKHFSSKSNLRHHQKVHWNSSAPSSSLNMGTNFLGMPSGPFL
- the si:dkey-89b17.4 gene encoding zinc finger protein 646 isoform X2, which produces MAMHDMNRAKGFPCKECDIICPSTPSLLEHMKAHYHQEDNGRFECEQCGRIFKHASSLASHKKTHEMGSFQCPVCTRTLPNAVALKNHLRIHTLSPSAQAEEENDDNVDEDRDYNLAQDLSDAAFRSHINNSGMMPGHDHDKQKSPGSEDAWDRPFKCDQCDRTYRHHGSLVNHKKSHQEGTYKCNVCYKQFNNLAALNAHERTHSKFKPPGMSMGVLVHEAPSDPRSLGPQNDDMAPSFCHLCQVALPNKNDFQEHLLLHNAASSSLGLTRSFPGIVPHNLSSVRSPAVNPYTPALGDSLPLPPLPDKRYDPMLGPPVNNPIYTCAYCGVGHPDLESLKIHYLTHDPHTTTHAQDGPAILNSDGLASNSQPSISSSNGETRSQAQNAAIDDAERRFKCQECGKSYRHAGSLVNHKRSHQTGHYQCTVCCKQYPHLAALHSHLRSHKTRPNSQSMGTEGDWLSSEPLTGLDSQQDFVHSQDQESGATTPISLPGNLGDAAHFVPDSSHNSGLDSLEFHDRFNGSLAQSSSGHSPLPQSHRQANNVNQGGMTNGYMGNMTFHSPGGASLPAGSANLKESTRQRRSHDQMQFGGVQDNSQGNSKRMDNKDDDDGEVYQCTVCGNHYASLRALRSHLRSHGVNQGAGPSSALSPIGEQEWRRRQEGSTTSLLICSTCGQSFSRKQDLINHELVHGHPRSDGSTQGLGGTSSNSNGKMDGRNHICVDCGMFFADRHQLITHLCPGKARAGSLNKGMNGAKGMTGGAGTSGSGGPVDPRQLPDSDDRPHRCDQCGRSYRHPCSLLNHKKSHKTGVFRCLVCQKRYYNLLALKNHQRTHFDLKRHKCEECGKAFKIQKQLINHLRLHEEHRAKTGDRDQRVQSMSHPNGVRYEGGPSQLQAMRMGDPKIQNPPVNTNYGQPQGFKKPYAGARSQQVDDGSGRRPFACDQCGRTYRHAGSLANHKNLHKIGEYHCNVCNSTYPNRLAMKNHLRMHFALKKYTCSDCGRGFRNQRQLETHTSNQLCKDLPGPLPGPSMQTAPPPTEYECDGCSQVFNTTTDLASHNCSAQLPSSSASLNSSNMSMDTVDLGSPEREERPFTCDLCGCSYKHASSLLNHKNTHKIGNFSCSYCDKPYTNYMALRNHMRIHTQKKRHICSTCGKAFRLARFLRNHQRVHEEGHTRFGCPTCGKSFQGRSGLARHRCGDNQVGKEGMRKAIPSTREGEEYRFTYMISNPASSGPYACQNSDFSEVWTV